A genomic stretch from Lathyrus oleraceus cultivar Zhongwan6 chromosome 2, CAAS_Psat_ZW6_1.0, whole genome shotgun sequence includes:
- the LOC127119525 gene encoding protein PHYTOCHROME KINASE SUBSTRATE 1: MVISATTFTSQNNNNNLRDASFSSYLNNKKETFVDSSHPFISNRKEPLQLGVKKEEDGEIGVFDAEKYFNGVQVETPTPRVSTIDGDKVKQMKNQQQTCLQNRKLKVQYGTPSVGSESSLNSQNALLQTPVKKSSSNRKNQVHRKSLLAILGCKCSCYDKNSVDVNDHAGEISFNKGVAHGKSKTTSEKLFKHDQDASKKTETRAAAELYLQKQEKISSYKMQLQQVENPRKRLEVFGSPILYERCKSLSFDMRLKKPSWEEAGSKLEEEEIEFSTISGENYDDEAGSDASSDLFEIESFTGKTNPSFCRTTSNIASGCASPTCYAPSEASIEWSVITASAVEYSPLSDHEDQETVRSPTRTSLNSSNGKTRINKEIPKRRPSKFLGCNSQKSVGVAADAFTATYEKQSTNPKIHGKTDVLPQVTKFKVESFGARNEQHGYAKPPRRSHSTHGAQLLYI; this comes from the coding sequence ATGGTTATCTCAGCAACCACTTTCACCTCTCAGAACAACAACAATAACCTCCGTGATGCTTCTTTCTCTTCTTACTTGAACAACAAGAAAGAGACTTTTGTTGATTCAAGCCACCCCTTTATCAGCAACAGAAAAGAACCTCTTCAACTTGGAGTAAAGAAAGAAGAAGATGGAGAAATTGGAGTTTTTGATGCTGAAAAGTATTTCAATGGAGTTCAAGTAGAGACTCCAACTCCAAGAGTTTCTACCATAGATGGTGATAAAGTCAAGCAAATGAAAAACCAACAACAAACATGTCTACAAAACAGAAAGCTCAAAGTTCAATATGGAACTCCAAGTGTTGGCTCAGAATCAAGTTTGAATAGCCAAAATGCACTTTTACAAACTCCTGTGAAAAAATCTTCAAGTAATAGGAAAAACCAAGTTCATAGAAAGAGTCTTCTAGCTATTCTTGGTTGCAAATGTTCTTGTTATGATAAGAATTCTGTTGATGTAAATGATCATGCAGGTGAAATCAGTTTCAACAAAGGTGTAGCTCATGGTAAGAGTAAAACAACCTCAGAAAAACTCTTCAAACATGATCAAGATGCTTCTAAGAAAACCGAGACTCGCGCTGCAGCAGAACTATACTTACAAAAACAAGAAAAGATTTCTAGTTACAAAATGCAGCTTCAACAAGTAGAGAATCCAAGGAAAAGATTGGAAGTGTTTGGTTCGCCGATATTATACGAAAGATGCAAATCTTTAAGCTTTGATATGAGGCTAAAAAAACCATCTTGGGAGGAAGCAGGTTCTAAACTTGAAGAAGAAGAAATTGAGTTTTCTACAATTTCTGGTGAGAACTATGACGATGAAGCTGGAAGTGATGCAAGTTCAGACTTATTCGAGATCGAAAGCTTCACAGGCAAAACCAACCCTTCCTTTTGTAGAACAACTTCCAACATTGCTTCTGGTTGCGCTAGTCCAACATGTTATGCGCCAAGTGAAGCTAGCATTGAATGGAGTGTGATAACAGCGAGTGCAGTTGAGTATTCACCTCTTTCGGATCATGAAGATCAAGAAACTGTAAGGAGTCCTACAAGAACATCCTTAAATTCATCAAATGGTAAAACAAGAATCAATAAAGAGATACCAAAGCGGCGGCCGAGTAAGTTCTTGGGTTGTAACAGTCAGAAATCTGTTGGTGTTGCAGCTGATGCCTTCACAGCAACATATGAGAAACAAAGTACTAATCCGAAAATTCATGGCAAGACAGATGTGTTACCTCAGGTGACAAAGTTTAAGGTGGAAAGTTTTGGTGCAAGAAATGAACAACATGGTTATGCAAAACCTCCTAGGAGATCACATTCAACACATGGTGCACAGCTTTTGTATATTTAG